The Rhodohalobacter sp. SW132 genome has a segment encoding these proteins:
- a CDS encoding zinc-dependent metalloprotease, with protein sequence MRYTLILLFAFLFLPLFTSAEANDNTDEKFNELIEDAEKFEGFFDFYRKDDRLMMAVDLNKIDEEFLLNYQIARGIGAAGLYGGTMLNIFEAEVVALRKKENKIFLVNRPHRYTAEEGTPQARALELTYGESVLETASIEAINSDSVALVNVYEWFVGDLSNISQRVQGALSSRPGQPGRATFDRSRSYVEMVESFPKNSNIQANLTFRNQETSAPRTVPDHRFVPVSIFYSLSELPEEPMKPRAADDRLGYFMTVQKDFSDTDDEFFVRNINRWRLECDGEPGADGLCDPKKPIIYYLENTIPERYRQPMKEGVEAWSEAFEEAGFRNAVQAKMLPDSASAGDIRYATLRWNVSDQPGYGAIGPSVVDPRTGEILDADQLYEANMFLGFRNTFRNLVDPQTAINEIFNVDEDEMEAMKMGIKTESFFNEMGTQANLLRSALLLRGEMTPGEPMPDYYVDQAAKWVTMHEVGHTLGLRHNFRSSVDTPFDKLHDEEFTGQNGVYSSVMDYPSPNIASNGEDTGHFYNKSVGSYDRWVISYGYTPDDDKAKEIARRSAEPGHAYGTDEDARGAGAVDPHVNVYSLSEDPIAWGRDRANLIREMLPLLPDFALEDNMPFYEVTDLFQSVFFQYARALTPAVKYIGGQHQYRDHKGDPDGRMPFEPVPLEKQQEALNTIIDYAFDANAINLPEDVFQQFGANRWSHWGQSNTWQGRIDYPLHQTLLGVQTSLMSQLLNPTRLERIRDTEVKFGAENTVTIPEVMEQLTNAIWEEAWTAPGGNINSNRRDLQRAHLEQMIRLVTNAPSGTPADARSVARYTLTDLHERLELRLTPPTYDFDAYTRAHLAESKDRIQRALDAGFSLEN encoded by the coding sequence ATGAGATATACTCTAATTCTACTTTTCGCTTTTTTATTTCTACCGCTGTTTACATCAGCTGAAGCAAACGACAATACGGATGAAAAATTCAATGAACTAATTGAAGATGCTGAGAAGTTTGAAGGCTTCTTCGATTTTTACAGAAAAGATGACCGTCTGATGATGGCTGTGGATCTGAACAAAATCGACGAAGAATTCCTGCTCAACTATCAGATCGCCCGCGGAATTGGCGCCGCCGGACTTTATGGCGGGACAATGCTGAATATTTTCGAAGCTGAAGTAGTTGCCCTTCGAAAAAAAGAAAACAAGATATTCCTGGTCAACAGACCGCACCGATATACCGCTGAAGAAGGCACTCCTCAAGCCCGCGCACTGGAACTTACCTACGGTGAATCCGTTCTCGAAACTGCATCTATCGAGGCGATAAATAGTGACAGCGTAGCTTTGGTCAATGTATATGAATGGTTTGTCGGAGATTTATCCAACATCAGCCAGCGGGTACAGGGCGCACTTTCCTCACGCCCCGGCCAACCCGGAAGAGCTACTTTTGACCGCTCCAGAAGTTATGTGGAAATGGTAGAATCGTTTCCAAAAAACAGCAATATCCAGGCAAATCTGACTTTCCGTAACCAGGAAACCTCAGCACCACGTACCGTACCCGACCACAGGTTTGTGCCGGTTTCCATTTTCTATTCTCTCTCTGAGCTTCCGGAAGAGCCGATGAAACCAAGAGCAGCCGATGACAGGCTTGGATATTTTATGACCGTTCAGAAAGATTTCTCTGATACGGATGATGAATTTTTCGTTCGCAATATCAATCGGTGGCGCCTGGAGTGCGACGGAGAACCGGGTGCTGACGGGCTTTGTGACCCGAAAAAACCGATCATTTATTATCTCGAGAATACCATCCCTGAGCGATATCGCCAGCCAATGAAAGAAGGTGTAGAGGCGTGGAGCGAAGCGTTTGAAGAGGCCGGATTCCGAAATGCAGTGCAGGCAAAAATGCTTCCTGATTCCGCTTCTGCTGGTGATATACGCTACGCAACGCTTCGGTGGAATGTTTCCGATCAGCCGGGATATGGCGCTATCGGTCCTTCAGTTGTTGACCCGCGAACCGGTGAGATTCTGGATGCCGATCAGCTCTATGAAGCCAATATGTTCCTGGGATTCCGAAATACGTTTCGAAATCTCGTTGATCCACAAACGGCCATCAATGAGATTTTTAATGTAGATGAAGATGAGATGGAAGCGATGAAGATGGGAATCAAAACTGAATCTTTCTTCAATGAAATGGGCACACAGGCCAACCTTCTTCGGTCAGCCCTGTTACTCCGTGGTGAAATGACTCCGGGTGAACCGATGCCCGATTATTATGTTGATCAGGCCGCAAAATGGGTTACCATGCATGAAGTGGGTCATACACTCGGGCTTCGTCACAACTTCCGCTCCTCTGTGGATACTCCGTTCGATAAACTGCATGATGAGGAATTTACAGGTCAAAACGGCGTTTACAGCTCTGTTATGGATTATCCATCTCCAAATATCGCTTCGAATGGTGAAGATACCGGTCATTTTTACAATAAAAGTGTTGGTAGCTATGACCGCTGGGTGATCAGTTACGGGTACACCCCTGATGATGATAAAGCAAAAGAGATCGCTCGCCGATCTGCCGAGCCGGGCCATGCCTACGGAACCGATGAAGATGCGCGTGGTGCCGGAGCCGTTGACCCTCATGTAAATGTGTACAGCCTGAGTGAAGATCCGATCGCCTGGGGTCGTGACCGTGCGAACCTGATTCGCGAAATGCTGCCGCTTCTGCCCGATTTTGCATTGGAAGATAATATGCCTTTTTACGAGGTTACCGATCTCTTCCAAAGTGTGTTCTTTCAATACGCTCGGGCACTCACACCGGCTGTGAAATATATTGGCGGACAGCATCAATACCGCGACCATAAGGGAGATCCTGATGGAAGAATGCCGTTTGAACCGGTACCGCTTGAAAAACAGCAGGAAGCGCTGAATACTATTATTGATTACGCATTTGATGCCAATGCCATCAATCTGCCAGAAGATGTTTTTCAGCAATTTGGGGCCAACCGGTGGAGCCACTGGGGCCAAAGCAATACCTGGCAGGGACGTATTGATTATCCGCTGCACCAAACACTTTTAGGAGTTCAAACCAGTCTGATGAGCCAGCTCCTGAATCCAACCCGCCTGGAACGAATCCGGGATACTGAGGTAAAGTTTGGAGCCGAAAATACGGTAACGATACCAGAAGTAATGGAGCAACTGACAAACGCAATCTGGGAAGAAGCGTGGACTGCACCCGGTGGTAACATCAACAGCAACCGGCGGGATCTGCAGCGGGCTCATCTCGAACAGATGATTCGCCTGGTCACCAATGCACCATCGGGCACTCCTGCTGATGCCCGTTCCGTCGCCAGGTATACGCTAACTGACCTGCACGAACGACTTGAACTGCGGCTTACGCCACCTACCTACGATTTTGATGCCTATACAAGAGCACATCTTGCTGAATCAAAAGATCGTATACAGCGTGCACTGGATGCCGGTTTTAGTCTCGAAAACTGA
- a CDS encoding phosphatidylserine/phosphatidylglycerophosphate/cardiolipin synthase family protein — MKIKLNIKGILISLLTLFLVFLIGTVLFFNAVPKEKRLLELINTDHSIEDPEFIYESCLLIGRPWTKNNQIEVLENGEEIYDSMVEAINSAERTITFETYEYYGDEAAQRFSEAFSAAAERGVKVHALLDFIGSVNATDEQLEMMEEAGVELIRWRKPSWYQFARFNHRTHRKLLIIDGNIGFTGGANVGDNWLGSVENGAYKDYHYKIRGSLVSELQASFSENWTSASGRLIYGNDYFSIQDSAGNKKMQVSSSHPREGKQKMRKMFIYSMASARDTVRFATAYFYPDQLFLDALQETAERGVTVQILVPGESIDKGFVRHASVNNWRGILESGVEIYEYQPSMYHAKLMIADNRMVSMGSSNLDNRSFRLNDETNVNILSEEFAATMTELYKNDKSEAERYTLKMWENRPYSNRLYGWVTELFGAHL; from the coding sequence ATGAAAATAAAGCTGAACATAAAAGGTATTCTTATCTCTCTGCTTACCCTGTTTTTAGTTTTTTTGATCGGAACAGTTCTCTTCTTCAATGCCGTACCGAAAGAGAAGCGTCTTCTTGAGCTGATAAATACAGACCACAGCATCGAGGATCCAGAGTTCATCTATGAGAGTTGTTTACTCATTGGCAGACCCTGGACAAAAAACAACCAAATTGAAGTTCTTGAAAACGGTGAAGAGATTTACGATTCCATGGTCGAAGCGATCAACAGTGCTGAACGCACGATTACTTTTGAAACCTACGAATACTACGGTGACGAGGCAGCACAACGATTTTCTGAAGCATTTTCCGCAGCAGCAGAACGCGGCGTAAAAGTACACGCTCTGCTTGATTTCATTGGATCCGTTAATGCTACTGATGAACAGCTTGAGATGATGGAAGAAGCAGGTGTTGAGCTGATTCGCTGGCGTAAACCGAGCTGGTATCAGTTTGCAAGATTTAATCATCGAACGCACAGAAAATTGCTGATTATTGATGGAAATATTGGGTTCACAGGTGGCGCCAACGTCGGAGATAACTGGCTTGGAAGTGTAGAAAACGGAGCCTACAAAGATTATCATTATAAAATACGCGGATCCCTTGTTTCTGAATTGCAGGCCTCATTTTCGGAGAACTGGACATCAGCATCCGGAAGACTCATTTATGGAAACGACTATTTTTCGATCCAGGATAGTGCAGGAAATAAAAAAATGCAGGTTAGTTCAAGTCATCCTCGCGAAGGCAAGCAGAAAATGAGAAAAATGTTTATCTACTCGATGGCATCAGCCAGAGATACCGTTCGGTTTGCAACCGCCTACTTTTATCCAGATCAGCTATTTTTGGATGCGTTGCAGGAGACAGCTGAACGCGGTGTTACTGTGCAAATTTTGGTGCCTGGTGAGAGTATTGATAAGGGTTTTGTTCGCCATGCTTCGGTTAATAACTGGAGAGGAATACTCGAGTCTGGAGTAGAAATTTATGAATATCAGCCCTCGATGTATCACGCAAAATTGATGATAGCTGATAACCGTATGGTTAGCATGGGTTCATCAAACCTCGATAATCGCTCTTTCAGATTAAATGATGAAACAAACGTTAATATCTTGTCTGAAGAGTTTGCGGCTACGATGACTGAACTTTATAAAAACGATAAATCTGAAGCAGAACGCTATACGCTGAAAATGTGGGAAAACCGGCCTTATAGCAATCGGCTCTATGGATGGGTTACCGAACTGTTTGGCGCACATCTATAG
- a CDS encoding squalene/phytoene synthase family protein, with amino-acid sequence MNSLLRLPVSIFRPFYEKTHFHKGVITELDDADLQKAYTHCRSITRIHAKTFYMATRFLPNHKQRSIFAIYGLCRYLDDLVDEAEDLIHNHQITEKEVEQRLDTFKQNLVNSYNGLEQSDPILIAFFDTLKTYNISLELPLLLLEGVKMDLIKNRYASFDELYDYSYKVASVVGLMTSEVFGYSDKKALDYAVDLGIAMQLTNILRDIGEDLNRDRIYLPEDELQEYGISKQSLIRREKTPEFIQFMKFQIARARRFYAEADKGVSMLTKDSRLPVLLARENYSRILDKIEENNYNVFNERAYLNSTEKFSILPKVVYHLKTRK; translated from the coding sequence ATGAATAGTCTGTTACGTTTACCGGTTTCAATCTTTCGCCCGTTTTATGAAAAAACACATTTCCATAAAGGTGTAATTACAGAACTTGATGATGCGGATTTGCAAAAAGCCTATACACACTGCAGGTCGATCACCCGCATCCATGCAAAAACGTTCTATATGGCCACTCGTTTTCTGCCAAATCATAAACAGCGCAGCATTTTTGCAATATATGGCCTGTGCAGATACCTGGATGATCTGGTTGATGAGGCCGAAGATTTAATTCATAATCATCAGATTACAGAAAAAGAAGTAGAGCAGCGCCTGGATACATTTAAGCAGAACCTGGTCAATAGCTACAACGGATTAGAGCAGTCAGACCCGATCCTGATTGCATTTTTTGATACTCTGAAAACGTATAATATTTCACTGGAGTTGCCGCTGCTTTTGCTTGAAGGCGTCAAAATGGATCTGATTAAAAACCGGTACGCATCTTTCGACGAACTCTACGATTATTCTTACAAAGTTGCTTCGGTAGTTGGTTTGATGACCAGCGAGGTTTTTGGATATTCCGACAAAAAAGCACTTGATTACGCGGTAGACCTGGGGATTGCTATGCAGCTTACCAATATATTGCGGGATATCGGGGAAGACTTAAATCGAGATCGAATTTATCTTCCTGAAGATGAGCTGCAGGAGTATGGTATTTCAAAACAGAGCCTGATCAGAAGGGAAAAAACTCCTGAATTTATCCAGTTTATGAAATTTCAAATTGCGCGTGCGCGACGTTTTTATGCAGAAGCGGATAAAGGTGTTTCGATGCTTACTAAAGACAGCCGCCTGCCTGTTTTACTGGCTCGGGAAAATTACAGCCGGATTCTGGATAAAATTGAAGAGAACAACTACAACGTTTTCAATGAGCGGGCCTATCTCAATTCCACGGAAAAATTTTCAATTCTGCCGAAGGTGGTTTATCACCTTAAGACCCGGAAATGA
- a CDS encoding LacI family DNA-binding transcriptional regulator: MAPQKKITIYQVAQRAGVAISTVSRVLNNSPNVSQGTKDKVEEAIKELNFRPQVSARKLASRKPQMLAIAVPSFTTPYYNEVLKGVKDEIDDLDLDIVIYNTGSKNPEEGIQNFFNRGTADTVITISIDITDEVHHRLQSSEIPIVLVGSSHPMYNYFELNNQKGGFMAGEHLVKQGYKSFGMILPAMNTKSSLLRYNGFIDALKEFKMPVNEKFFVRGESKKHAGFTEEAGFEAIYEYDRMGEFPEAIFCSNDTQAIGAYHAISKLGLKIPEDVAIMGYDNIKFTKYLDLTTIDQKMYSVGVEATKRLAQIIRNKDETKVQKTIDPVLIPRGSTLRK; this comes from the coding sequence ATGGCTCCTCAAAAAAAAATTACCATCTATCAGGTTGCCCAGCGTGCTGGTGTGGCTATTTCTACTGTTTCGCGTGTATTGAACAACTCTCCTAATGTTTCCCAGGGTACAAAAGACAAAGTTGAAGAGGCGATCAAAGAGCTAAACTTTCGCCCCCAGGTATCGGCCAGAAAGTTGGCCAGCCGAAAGCCGCAGATGCTCGCTATTGCCGTTCCATCTTTTACAACACCCTACTATAACGAAGTTCTGAAAGGCGTGAAAGATGAAATCGATGACCTTGATCTTGATATTGTAATTTATAATACGGGATCAAAAAACCCTGAAGAGGGAATCCAGAATTTCTTCAATCGCGGTACCGCCGATACGGTTATTACCATAAGCATTGACATCACTGATGAAGTTCATCACCGGCTGCAGTCTTCTGAAATTCCGATCGTTTTGGTTGGAAGCAGCCACCCGATGTACAACTATTTTGAGCTGAACAACCAGAAAGGTGGATTTATGGCGGGCGAACACCTTGTTAAACAGGGCTATAAATCCTTTGGGATGATCCTTCCCGCAATGAATACAAAATCATCGCTGCTGCGTTACAATGGATTTATTGATGCACTCAAAGAGTTCAAAATGCCGGTAAATGAAAAATTCTTTGTCCGCGGAGAAAGTAAAAAGCACGCCGGATTTACTGAAGAAGCCGGATTTGAAGCGATCTATGAATACGACAGAATGGGTGAATTCCCCGAGGCAATATTTTGCTCAAACGATACACAGGCGATCGGAGCATACCATGCCATTTCAAAGCTGGGATTAAAAATCCCCGAAGATGTTGCTATCATGGGATACGACAATATCAAATTCACGAAGTACCTCGATCTGACAACCATTGATCAGAAAATGTACAGTGTGGGTGTGGAAGCCACCAAACGTCTTGCACAAATCATCCGGAACAAAGATGAAACGAAGGTTCAAAAAACCATCGATCCGGTACTTATCCCAAGAGGTTCAACGCTACGAAAGTAA
- a CDS encoding phosphoribosylaminoimidazolesuccinocarboxamide synthase, protein MTNRTDREFPLENCIYDTRCPGLPEPYRGKVRDVYPLNDKTLGIVVTDRISAFDHIMGEAIPFKGQILNLLSKFQFEAVADIIPTHMIEVPHNNVTIARRCDPIPIEVVVRGYLTGHAWREYKSGKRMLCGASMPTGMKEHQAFPKPILTPATKAEEGHDEDISPAEILEKGIVEENLWQQIEQKAFELFERGSEIADRQGLILVDTKYEFGLWNGELTLIDEVHTSDSSRYFYKNGYKRRLENDEQQKQLSKEFLREWLMEKGFSGKEGQQVPTLPDSFRWSVYNRYKELFEVLTGNIFEPEEITEFNETLEKILKRYQ, encoded by the coding sequence ATGACCAACCGCACTGATCGAGAGTTTCCCCTGGAGAACTGCATCTACGACACACGGTGTCCCGGCCTGCCAGAACCGTACCGTGGTAAAGTGAGGGACGTATATCCTCTGAATGATAAGACGCTGGGTATTGTGGTGACCGATCGCATCAGCGCATTTGATCATATCATGGGAGAGGCAATACCGTTCAAAGGCCAGATTCTGAACCTGCTTTCAAAATTTCAGTTTGAAGCCGTTGCCGATATCATTCCTACTCATATGATTGAAGTACCGCACAACAATGTAACGATTGCGCGGCGATGCGATCCAATACCCATTGAGGTGGTTGTCCGCGGATACCTGACGGGGCACGCGTGGAGAGAGTATAAATCGGGAAAACGAATGCTTTGCGGAGCATCTATGCCTACAGGCATGAAAGAGCACCAGGCATTTCCCAAACCGATCCTCACCCCTGCCACAAAAGCGGAAGAAGGCCATGATGAAGATATTTCACCAGCTGAAATTCTCGAAAAAGGGATTGTAGAAGAAAATCTCTGGCAGCAGATCGAACAGAAAGCATTTGAACTCTTTGAACGCGGCAGTGAAATTGCCGACAGGCAAGGCCTGATCCTTGTTGATACCAAATATGAATTTGGACTGTGGAACGGAGAACTCACACTTATCGATGAAGTTCATACATCCGATTCATCCCGATATTTTTATAAAAACGGGTATAAAAGACGTCTGGAAAACGATGAGCAGCAAAAACAACTCTCCAAAGAATTTTTGCGCGAATGGCTGATGGAAAAAGGTTTCAGCGGCAAAGAAGGACAGCAAGTACCCACACTACCCGACTCCTTTCGATGGAGTGTCTATAACCGGTACAAGGAGCTCTTTGAAGTATTAACCGGAAATATATTTGAACCGGAAGAAATCACGGAGTTTAATGAGACACTGGAAAAGATTCTCAAGAGATATCAATAG
- a CDS encoding SDR family oxidoreductase: MEYLKSSVLITGASRGIGRSVAITFAASTNRPILLLARNEQMLNETRDLCIKAGASKVEILVCDATDPDQISQLSIDPDIPLPGIIINNAGSYLYKKTTETSPGEFKEQIDVNLFTAVHIVNRFLKDLLKLDRALIINICSVGALRGLAESGAYASAKHALLGYTRSLREELKDTEIGVTAINLGQTHSTSWKESDMSPDKLINPSDVASLIVTMSQLTKRTLVEEIIIQPQHGRVAPM, encoded by the coding sequence ATGGAGTATCTCAAATCATCTGTACTCATCACCGGTGCAAGCCGGGGGATAGGGCGCAGTGTTGCCATCACATTTGCAGCCTCTACCAACCGGCCGATTTTACTGCTTGCGCGGAATGAGCAAATGCTGAATGAAACCCGTGACTTGTGTATAAAAGCGGGTGCATCGAAGGTAGAAATCCTGGTTTGTGATGCCACCGATCCCGATCAGATCTCTCAGCTTTCGATTGACCCAGACATTCCTCTTCCCGGAATTATCATCAATAACGCCGGAAGTTATCTTTATAAAAAAACAACCGAAACATCACCGGGAGAGTTTAAAGAGCAGATTGACGTAAATCTATTTACGGCCGTTCATATCGTGAACCGTTTTTTGAAGGATCTTCTAAAACTGGATCGCGCACTTATCATAAACATCTGCTCAGTGGGCGCGCTTCGCGGCCTGGCTGAAAGCGGCGCCTATGCATCTGCCAAACACGCACTTCTGGGTTACACACGATCCCTCCGGGAAGAGCTGAAAGATACCGAAATTGGAGTTACGGCCATTAACCTCGGGCAGACACACTCCACATCCTGGAAAGAATCGGATATGAGTCCGGATAAATTAATCAATCCTTCGGATGTGGCTTCTTTGATCGTTACCATGTCTCAATTAACCAAACGAACGCTGGTTGAAGAGATTATCATCCAGCCGCAACACGGGCGTGTAGCTCCCATGTAA
- a CDS encoding 7-carboxy-7-deazaguanine synthase QueE, translating to MEKAGNLEMDAVEYPLVEDFYTIQGEGAHTGRAAYFIRTAGCDVNCWWCDVKESWDEEKHPMTRTGDIVKRAVDSGAEFAVITGGEPLLHNLEPLSVRLKQEGLDVHIETSGSSPLSGQLDWVTLSPKRFKKPLDENFPYVDELKVVVLKNKDIEWAELNAKKCPPSTQLLLQPEWETPSSVKLIVDYVKKNPQWGISLQTHKFMNVP from the coding sequence ATGGAAAAGGCCGGAAACCTTGAGATGGACGCTGTGGAATATCCATTGGTCGAAGATTTCTATACCATCCAGGGAGAAGGAGCGCATACGGGACGTGCAGCCTATTTTATTCGCACGGCCGGCTGTGATGTAAATTGCTGGTGGTGTGATGTGAAGGAGAGCTGGGATGAAGAGAAACATCCTATGACCCGAACTGGCGATATTGTTAAGCGTGCGGTGGATAGCGGCGCTGAATTCGCGGTAATTACTGGAGGAGAACCGTTGCTGCATAACCTTGAACCGTTATCTGTGCGCCTGAAGCAGGAAGGGCTGGATGTGCATATCGAAACAAGCGGATCATCACCGCTGTCCGGTCAGCTCGATTGGGTCACGCTCTCTCCAAAACGTTTCAAAAAACCGCTGGATGAAAATTTCCCGTATGTAGATGAGCTGAAAGTTGTGGTTCTGAAAAATAAAGATATTGAGTGGGCGGAGCTGAATGCTAAAAAATGTCCGCCCTCTACACAATTGCTGCTGCAGCCGGAGTGGGAGACGCCATCATCTGTCAAACTGATAGTGGATTATGTGAAGAAAAATCCACAATGGGGCATTAGCCTGCAGACGCACAAATTTATGAATGTTCCGTAA
- a CDS encoding 6-carboxytetrahydropterin synthase: MPTWVLHTEFKFDAAHFIDGYDGKCGRMHGHTYKVHIKAKSHKLNPSKYLKTPDMVCDFKELKWAASDSKKGGLDHSVLNEEIPVATTAERIAEYIHKETKNRIPADIDLHVTVWETETSWVEYTDQDV; the protein is encoded by the coding sequence ATGCCGACCTGGGTACTACATACCGAGTTTAAATTTGATGCCGCTCATTTTATAGATGGGTATGACGGGAAGTGCGGACGTATGCACGGACACACCTATAAAGTGCATATCAAAGCGAAATCACACAAACTGAATCCATCAAAATACCTGAAAACACCGGATATGGTGTGCGATTTTAAAGAGCTGAAGTGGGCAGCGTCTGACTCAAAAAAAGGCGGGCTTGACCATTCTGTTTTGAATGAGGAAATTCCGGTAGCCACCACTGCAGAGCGAATTGCAGAGTATATTCACAAAGAAACTAAAAATAGAATACCGGCTGATATCGATCTTCACGTCACCGTTTGGGAGACCGAGACAAGCTGGGTTGAATACACCGATCAGGATGTATAA
- a CDS encoding S10 family peptidase, with translation MNDNATSLHQNILSGIFVILLTLLSFEFTHAQNRTLDADSSVTTESQVTINGETIPYRATAGTQPVWNSDGEPDAALFYVFYERTDIDDTARRPLVFSFNGGPGSASVWMHIGYTGPRFLNIDDEGYPVQPYGVTENNHSILDVADIVYIDPVNTGFSRILNDDADRNDFFGVNADIRYLAEWIDNFVSRHGRWSSPKYLKGESYGTTRVAGLARQLQSSHWMFFNGVILVSPTGMGLEPPAMTPRSEILKLPYYAATAWYHEELEPDLQNLDLYDILSEVEDFTIETYLPAVARGGTLDPAERDDIALQVARYSGIDKQHILDYNLTIPTSFFWKELRRDKGETVGRLDSRYRGIDRMNAGNSYDHDPALTSWNHSFTPAINHYLREELGYQTDLKYNIFGPVHPWDRSGNSTAEDLRRAMGENPYLHVMVQSGYYDGATDYFSAKYVMWNMDRSGKVQDRLRFEGYRSGHMMYLRQEDLVTSNEHIREFILDSLPGDGVPADY, from the coding sequence ATGAATGATAATGCTACTTCCCTCCACCAAAATATACTATCCGGAATCTTTGTGATTCTGTTAACACTATTGAGTTTTGAATTTACACATGCACAAAATCGAACCCTCGATGCAGACAGTTCTGTTACGACTGAATCGCAGGTAACCATAAACGGGGAGACGATTCCCTATCGTGCGACAGCCGGAACGCAGCCGGTCTGGAATAGTGATGGCGAGCCTGATGCCGCACTTTTTTATGTCTTCTATGAACGTACGGATATTGATGATACAGCTCGCCGGCCACTTGTATTCTCATTCAACGGGGGGCCGGGCTCAGCGTCGGTTTGGATGCATATCGGGTACACCGGGCCGAGATTTCTGAATATTGATGATGAGGGGTATCCTGTTCAGCCATACGGCGTTACAGAAAACAACCATTCTATCCTCGATGTAGCAGATATTGTTTACATCGACCCGGTAAACACCGGTTTTTCAAGAATTTTAAATGATGATGCAGACCGAAACGATTTTTTTGGGGTGAATGCAGACATCCGCTACCTCGCGGAATGGATTGATAACTTCGTTTCACGACACGGCCGCTGGTCTTCCCCGAAATATCTGAAAGGAGAAAGTTACGGCACGACTCGTGTTGCAGGCCTTGCGCGTCAGCTGCAGAGTTCGCACTGGATGTTTTTCAATGGCGTGATTTTGGTGTCTCCCACCGGTATGGGCCTCGAACCGCCGGCAATGACTCCGCGCTCTGAAATCCTGAAATTACCCTATTATGCTGCCACCGCATGGTATCATGAAGAGCTGGAACCCGACCTCCAAAACCTGGATCTATATGATATTCTTTCGGAAGTTGAAGATTTCACCATTGAAACCTACCTCCCGGCAGTTGCCCGCGGCGGAACACTCGACCCGGCTGAACGCGATGACATCGCTCTACAGGTGGCCCGCTACTCCGGCATCGATAAACAACATATCCTGGATTATAACCTCACCATCCCAACCTCATTTTTCTGGAAAGAGCTGCGCAGGGACAAAGGCGAAACCGTTGGGCGCCTCGACTCCCGGTATCGTGGAATTGATCGTATGAATGCAGGAAACAGCTATGATCACGATCCGGCGCTTACCAGCTGGAATCACTCCTTTACACCGGCTATTAATCATTATCTGAGGGAAGAACTGGGGTATCAAACAGATTTAAAGTATAACATATTCGGACCGGTACATCCATGGGACCGCAGCGGAAATTCAACCGCTGAAGATCTGAGAAGAGCTATGGGTGAAAATCCCTACCTGCATGTGATGGTCCAATCCGGTTACTATGATGGTGCTACGGATTATTTCTCTGCGAAATATGTGATGTGGAATATGGATCGCAGCGGGAAGGTGCAGGACCGGCTTCGGTTTGAAGGATACAGAAGCGGCCACATGATGTATCTGCGACAGGAAGATTTGGTAACCAGTAATGAACATATCCGGGAATTTATTCTCGATTCACTCCCCGGTGACGGAGTTCCGGCTGATTATTAA